In one window of Juglans regia cultivar Chandler chromosome 3, Walnut 2.0, whole genome shotgun sequence DNA:
- the LOC109011167 gene encoding dnaJ protein P58IPK homolog → MNRIGFSTAMDGLAWRGLVYTVFILHFVFACQLLLLQPLVSAIDGKPGNAADLLERVSQSIKVKHYSEALDDLNAAIEADPTLSEAYFRRASILRQLCRYEESEKSYQKFLELKPGNSAVEKELSQLHQAQSALDTARALFDSGGFTKSLEYIDKVVLVFSPACSKAKLLKVKLLLAEKDYSSAISESGFILKEDENNLEALLLRGRGYYYLADHDVALRHFQKGLRLDPEHSELKKAYFGLKNLLKKSKSAEDNVKKGKLRLAVEDFKAALVLDPNHLAHNVHLHLGLCEVLVKLGRGKDAITSCNEALNIDGELIDALVQRGEAKLLTEDWEGAVEDLKSAAQKSPQDMNIREAFMRAEKALKMSKRKDWYKILGVSRMASISDIKRAYKKLALQWHPDKNVENREEAEAKFREIAAAYEVLSNEEKRTRYDRGEDIEDMGGGGGGGGGGFNFGGGGQQFTFSFEGGFPGGFGGGFPGGGGFEFQF, encoded by the exons ATGAATCGCATAGGATTCTCGACGGCCATGGATGGGTTAGCATGGAGAGGATTGGTGTACACGGTATTTATACTCCATTTTGTGTTTGCTTGCCAGCTCCTCCTTCTCCAGCCGCTCGTTTCTGCCATAG ATGGAAAACCTGGTAATGCTGCTGACTTACTTGAGAGGGTTTCACAAAGTATAAAAGTGAAACACTATAGTGAGGCACTTGATGATCTTAATGCTGCTATAGAGGCAGATCCAACACTTTCAGAAGCATATTTTCGTCGTGCATCCATTCTTCGTCAGCTTTGCAG ATATGAGGAATCTGAGAAGAGCTACCAAAAATTTCTGGAGTTGAAACCTGGAAATTCAGCTGTAGAAAAGGAGCTTTCTCAATTGCATCAGGCTCAGAGTGCTCTAGATACAGCTAGGGCTCTCTTTGATTCAGGCGGCTTTACAAAATCTTTGGAATACATTGATAAAGTTGTACTTGTTTTTTCTCCAGCGTGCTCAAAG GCCAAACTCCTCAAAGTGAAGTTGCTATTAGCAGAGAAAGACTATTCCAGTGCCATTTCTGAGAGTGGATTTATTCTCAAGGAAGATGAAAACAATCTAGAGGCTTTATTGTTACGTGGTCGTGGCTACTATTATCTAGCAGATCATGATGTTGCATTAAG GCATTTCCAGAAAGGTCTCCGTCTGGATCCAGAACACAGTGAACTTAAAAAAGCatattttggattgaaaaatcTTCTCAAGAAGAGTAAAAGC gcAGAAGATAACGTAAAGAAGGGCAAGCTTAGGCTTGCAGTGGAGGATTTCAAAGCAGCCCTTGTGTTGGACCCTAATCATCTTGCTCATAATGTCCATCTTCATCTTGGCTTGTGTGAAGTCTTGGTCAAACTTGGTAGGGGAAAGGATGCTATAACCAGTTGCAATGAAGCACTCAACATTGATGGGGAACTTATTGATGCGTTAGTTCAG AGGGGTGAAGCTAAACTTTTAACGGAAGACTGGGAGGGAGCTGTTGAAGATCTGAAATCAGCGGCTCAAAAATCACCTCAG GATATGAATATACGGGAAGCATTCATGAGGGCTGAGAAAGCTTTAAAGATGAGCAAACGCAAGGACTGGTACAAGATTTTAGGAGTTTCAAGAATGGCATCTATCTCAGATATCAAGCGTGCATACAAAAAGCTTGCTTTGCAGTGGCACCCAGATAAGAATGTTGAGAATAGAGAAGAAGCAGAGGCCAAGTTTCGAGAAATTGCAGCTGCATATGAG GTTCTCAGCAACGAAGAAAAACGTACGAGATATGATAGAGGGGAAGACATTGAAGATATGGGCGgcggtggtggtggcggtggcggCGGCTTCAACTTTGGTGGCGGGGGACAGCAGTTTACATTTTCTTTCGAGGGAGGCTTCCCTGGTGGATTTGGAGGAGGCTTccctggtggtggtggttttgAATTCCAATTTTAA